One genomic region from Sander lucioperca isolate FBNREF2018 chromosome 3, SLUC_FBN_1.2, whole genome shotgun sequence encodes:
- the LOC116060727 gene encoding C-type lectin domain family 18 member A-like isoform X1: MWSRTAYKFVVLCLLLPFIHANRIVPETPELQKSAIPVLGVKEHSQIVAQHNRLRSRVKPMAANMQKMEWNEKLALLAKERAASCHTDSPPQHSSSFRHVGWNTHLSAYGVTSFSDAIHSWFEEGKDFLYLSGQCRENATCQHYTQLVWASSGHVGCASQLCLREGDLWEMFVCAYYPGGNWEVNGQLVMPYKMGLYCSLCTSSMSGCFRLWDHVDGLCEIPKNPCRMSCGQHGHLNISSCKCTCDPGFTGRLCQVRCSVQCVHGRFKEEECSCLCDVGYGGAECAEKVQFPFHSCDVMIDGDCFMVSSEADSYYGAKSHCQERAGILAQIHNQKVQDILAFYLSQLETNNEVTNSDFETRNFWIGLTYKPLKDSFRWDTGEIPRFSSFAFGQPDNQGFGNCVELQASSAFNWNDQRCKTQNRYICLHAAEHIARWEDGR, encoded by the exons ATGTGGTCTAGAACAGCGTACAAGTTTGTCGTTTTGTGCCTGCTGCTCCCGTTTATCCACGCGAACCGGATTGTCCCAGAAACACCGGAGCTCCAGAAGTCCGCCATCCCCG TGCTCGGAGTGAAGGAGCACTCGCAGATTGTTGCCCAGCACAATAGACTGCGCAGCCGAGTCAAACCCATGGCAGCTAACATGCAAAAAATG GAGTGGAATGAGAAGTTGGCGTTACTTGCGAAGGAGAGGGCAGCATCGTGTCACACAGACTCGCCTCCTCAACACTCCTCATCTTTCAGACACGTTGGCTGGAACACACATCTCTCTGCTTATGGTGTCACATCATTTTCTGATGCCATTCACTCTTGGTTTGAGGAGGGGAAAGATTTTCTCTACTTGAGTGGGCAATGTAGGGAGAACGCCACCTGTCAACACTATACACAG TTGGTGTGGGCCTCTTCGGGTCATGTGGGCTGTGCCAGCCAGCTGTGTCTGAGAGAAGGAGACCTCTGGGAGATGTTTGTCTGTGCATATTACCCTGG GGGTAACTGGGAGGTGAATGGTCAGCTGGTGATGCCTTATAAGATGGGCCTGTACTGCTCTCTCTGCACCTCTTCCATGTCTGGCTGCTTTAGACTGTGGGACCATGTAGATGGATTATGTG AGATTCCAAAGAATCCGTGTCGAATGAGCTGTGGTCAGCACGGCCATCTTAACATCTCATCCTGCAAGTGCACGTGTGACCCGGGCTTTACCGGACGCCTCTGCCAGG TACGgtgcagtgtgcagtgtgtacaCGGTCGTTTCAAAGAAGAAGAATGCTCTTGCTTGTGTGATGTTGGCTATGGTGGTGCTGAGTGTGCAG AGAAAGTGCAGTTTCCCTTCCACAGCTGTGATGTGATGATAGATGGTGATTGCTTCATGGTGTCATCAGAAGCTGACTCCTACTATGGAGCCAAGAGTCACTGTCAG GAACGAGCAGGTATTCTAGCTCAGATCCACAATCAGAAGGTTCAGGACATCCTGGCGTTTTATCTCAGTCAGCTGGAGACAAACAACGAGGTCACCAACTCTGACTTTGAGACACGAAATTTCTGGATTG GTTTGACATATAAGCCTCTGAAAGACTCATTTCGCTGGGACACAGGAGAGATCCCTAGATTCAGCAGCTTTGCCTTTGGGCAACCTGACAACCAAGG CTTTGGAAACTGTGTCGAGCTGCAGGCATCAAGTGCTTTTAACTGGAACGACCAGCGATGTAAAACGCAGAACCGATACATTTGCCTGCATG CTGCAGAGCACATTGCCCGTTGGGAGGATGGCAGGTGA
- the LOC116060727 gene encoding C-type lectin domain family 18 member A-like isoform X2, translating into MWSRTAYKFVVLCLLLPFIHANRIVPETPELQKSAIPVLGVKEHSQIVAQHNRLRSRVKPMAANMQKMEWNEKLALLAKERAASCHTDSPPQHSSSFRHVGWNTHLSAYGVTSFSDAIHSWFEEGKDFLYLSGQCRENATCQHYTQLVWASSGHVGCASQLCLREGDLWEMFVCAYYPGGNWEVNGQLVMPYKMGLYCSLCTSSMSGCFRLWDHVDGLCEIPKNPCRMSCGQHGHLNISSCKCTCDPGFTGRLCQVRCSVQCVHGRFKEEECSCLCDVGYGGAECAEKVQFPFHSCDVMIDGDCFMVSSEADSYYGAKSHCQERAGILAQIHNQKVQDILAFYLSQLETNNEVTNSDFETRNFWIGLTYKPLKDSFRWDTGEIPRFSSFAFGQPDNQGCNAFGSTCMT; encoded by the exons ATGTGGTCTAGAACAGCGTACAAGTTTGTCGTTTTGTGCCTGCTGCTCCCGTTTATCCACGCGAACCGGATTGTCCCAGAAACACCGGAGCTCCAGAAGTCCGCCATCCCCG TGCTCGGAGTGAAGGAGCACTCGCAGATTGTTGCCCAGCACAATAGACTGCGCAGCCGAGTCAAACCCATGGCAGCTAACATGCAAAAAATG GAGTGGAATGAGAAGTTGGCGTTACTTGCGAAGGAGAGGGCAGCATCGTGTCACACAGACTCGCCTCCTCAACACTCCTCATCTTTCAGACACGTTGGCTGGAACACACATCTCTCTGCTTATGGTGTCACATCATTTTCTGATGCCATTCACTCTTGGTTTGAGGAGGGGAAAGATTTTCTCTACTTGAGTGGGCAATGTAGGGAGAACGCCACCTGTCAACACTATACACAG TTGGTGTGGGCCTCTTCGGGTCATGTGGGCTGTGCCAGCCAGCTGTGTCTGAGAGAAGGAGACCTCTGGGAGATGTTTGTCTGTGCATATTACCCTGG GGGTAACTGGGAGGTGAATGGTCAGCTGGTGATGCCTTATAAGATGGGCCTGTACTGCTCTCTCTGCACCTCTTCCATGTCTGGCTGCTTTAGACTGTGGGACCATGTAGATGGATTATGTG AGATTCCAAAGAATCCGTGTCGAATGAGCTGTGGTCAGCACGGCCATCTTAACATCTCATCCTGCAAGTGCACGTGTGACCCGGGCTTTACCGGACGCCTCTGCCAGG TACGgtgcagtgtgcagtgtgtacaCGGTCGTTTCAAAGAAGAAGAATGCTCTTGCTTGTGTGATGTTGGCTATGGTGGTGCTGAGTGTGCAG AGAAAGTGCAGTTTCCCTTCCACAGCTGTGATGTGATGATAGATGGTGATTGCTTCATGGTGTCATCAGAAGCTGACTCCTACTATGGAGCCAAGAGTCACTGTCAG GAACGAGCAGGTATTCTAGCTCAGATCCACAATCAGAAGGTTCAGGACATCCTGGCGTTTTATCTCAGTCAGCTGGAGACAAACAACGAGGTCACCAACTCTGACTTTGAGACACGAAATTTCTGGATTG GTTTGACATATAAGCCTCTGAAAGACTCATTTCGCTGGGACACAGGAGAGATCCCTAGATTCAGCAGCTTTGCCTTTGGGCAACCTGACAACCAAGG ATGTAATGCTTTTGGATCTACATGTATGACTTGA